One Nesterenkonia populi DNA window includes the following coding sequences:
- the trhA gene encoding PAQR family membrane homeostasis protein TrhA has protein sequence METTGRDSLTAEGRATAPAEQLLDPQVPLKPKLRGWLHAAMVPVALAAGIVAVLMAPSPGLRAAAVIYSITGLLLFSVSAAYHLGRWRPRTKVVLKRVDHANIMLLIAGTYTALTPALLPNPQATILLTGVWAGAIGGVLFRVFWTTAPRWLSTLIYVVLGLSALWFIADFFAAQVAAAALICVGGAAYVAGAVFYAIRRPNISPNWFGFHELFHACTLIGFGCHYAAILIGFAAWTG, from the coding sequence ATGGAGACCACCGGGCGGGATTCCCTGACTGCTGAGGGACGGGCCACCGCGCCGGCCGAGCAGCTCCTGGACCCGCAGGTGCCGCTGAAGCCCAAGCTCCGCGGCTGGCTGCACGCCGCGATGGTCCCGGTGGCGCTGGCCGCGGGGATCGTCGCGGTGCTGATGGCCCCTTCCCCGGGGCTGCGGGCTGCTGCGGTGATCTATTCGATCACCGGGCTGCTGCTGTTCAGCGTCTCAGCCGCCTACCACCTCGGCCGGTGGCGGCCGCGGACCAAGGTGGTCCTGAAGCGGGTGGACCACGCGAACATCATGCTGCTGATCGCCGGCACCTACACTGCGCTGACCCCGGCGCTGCTGCCAAACCCCCAGGCCACGATCCTGCTGACCGGGGTGTGGGCGGGTGCGATCGGCGGAGTGCTCTTCCGGGTGTTCTGGACCACCGCCCCCCGCTGGCTGTCCACGCTCATCTATGTGGTGCTGGGGCTCTCGGCTCTGTGGTTCATCGCAGACTTCTTCGCCGCCCAGGTCGCCGCAGCCGCACTCATCTGCGTCGGGGGCGCCGCCTATGTCGCCGGGGCAGTCTTCTACGCGATCAGACGGCCGAACATCTCACCGAACTGGTTCGGCTTCCACGAGCTGTTCCATGCCTGCACGCTCATCGGCTTCGGCTGCCACTACGCGGCCATCCTCATCGGCTTCGCCGCCTGGACCGGCTGA
- the mca gene encoding mycothiol conjugate amidase Mca, whose amino-acid sequence MSQLTHQTEAAPGGAAAGAAAAELEARIPEGPSSVPDCSGLRLLAVHAHPDDESSKGAAMMAAYADAGAEVMVVTATGGERGDLLNPEAGDIQQCHRDLPGVRRDEMAAAAEALGIEQVWMGFADSGLPEGDPMPPLPFGSFATLPLEQAAAPLVRLIRRFRPHVLTTYDESGGYPHPDHIMTHRISMEAYEAAGDPERYGGLGEPWQPQKLYYDRAFNPGRFRAIHEALIEAGFESVYGERLARWEDESERPEWLTQHQVTTQVPVGEYLEARDAALRAHRTQVEPNGFFFATPNDFLRKIWPFDDFVLVDSKVEAETPEYDLFQGIPRT is encoded by the coding sequence ATGAGTCAGCTGACCCACCAGACCGAAGCTGCCCCCGGAGGCGCCGCTGCCGGGGCCGCGGCAGCCGAGCTGGAGGCCCGTATCCCAGAAGGCCCCAGCAGTGTGCCGGACTGCTCGGGCCTGCGGCTGCTGGCGGTGCACGCCCATCCGGACGACGAGTCGTCCAAGGGTGCGGCGATGATGGCCGCCTACGCCGACGCCGGGGCTGAAGTGATGGTCGTCACTGCCACCGGCGGGGAGCGGGGAGATCTCCTCAACCCGGAGGCCGGCGACATTCAGCAGTGCCACCGTGACCTGCCCGGGGTGCGCCGGGACGAGATGGCGGCGGCGGCTGAGGCGCTGGGCATCGAGCAGGTGTGGATGGGCTTCGCCGACTCCGGCCTGCCGGAGGGGGATCCGATGCCGCCCCTGCCGTTCGGAAGCTTCGCGACCCTGCCGCTGGAGCAGGCCGCGGCTCCGCTGGTGCGGCTGATCCGCCGGTTCCGGCCGCACGTGCTGACCACCTACGACGAGTCCGGCGGCTACCCGCACCCCGACCACATCATGACCCACCGGATCAGCATGGAGGCCTACGAGGCCGCGGGCGACCCTGAGCGCTACGGGGGACTGGGGGAGCCCTGGCAGCCGCAGAAGCTCTACTATGACCGCGCGTTCAACCCCGGCAGGTTCCGCGCCATCCATGAGGCGCTGATCGAGGCCGGCTTCGAGTCTGTCTACGGGGAGCGGCTGGCCCGCTGGGAGGACGAGTCGGAGCGGCCCGAGTGGCTCACCCAGCACCAGGTCACCACGCAGGTGCCGGTGGGGGAGTACCTGGAGGCCCGTGACGCCGCCCTGCGAGCCCACCGCACCCAGGTGGAGCCGAACGGGTTCTTCTTCGCAACTCCCAACGACTTCCTGCGGAAGATCTGGCCGTTCGACGACTTTGTGCTGGTGGACTCCAAGGTGGAGGCCGAGACGCCCGAGTACGACCTCTTCCAGGGGATCCCGAGAACCTGA
- a CDS encoding thioredoxin domain-containing protein produces MSNRLADAQSAYLRQHAENPVDWWPWSAEAFEEARRRDVPVFISIGYAACHWCHVMAGESFEDETAAAHLNEKFVSIKVDREERPDVDDTYMAAVQAMTGAGGWPMSVFTTPDGRVFHAGTYFPPRRRGQIPSFTEVCDAVYQAWSQRREQVEAQAKDIAEALAGQRRQQSQMATVVHTDDDGGAAALTKDRFAQLAAQALDVLSEQEDTVHGGFSAAPKFPPSPLLGWLLEDAAWNPEYESGDLAVRTAEAMGRSALFDHVEGGFARYATDQAWALPHFEKMLYDNAQLLGHYAKLSVHPAADQAARDDAARTARMTIQWLKDRMLLEDSGLIASSLDADTVFPDGSHVEGGTYIFSDAELAEAAASAGLSDEQAQQVVRLNRGVPADEHGVAAAAPLNITAETPRTVHFDAPLGAEERAVWDAVVPELRRRRAERPQPARDEKVVAAWNAQAVRSLAEASALWGDAELLEFAEQLASRLWEIHVDEQGRVHRTSYAGRRGTGLGTLSDHAHLVTACFALASGGADPRWAERAAEVLRFTLEKFVTRGEEAIEVLDSLDEEGLLTAAQAGAAHASPLDGPEPSAIAALALATQQAEAFAAEAELPVRSDELLQHVQVAAPKAPIAVGASLLAARRSVQQSPALRIFGGTEEDAAEVRRTGALCGVPVEPVEPGTLGEASGLSLAVCLNGPEQSMCLAPQPTIDAALEPLR; encoded by the coding sequence ATGAGCAACCGCCTCGCCGACGCCCAGTCCGCCTACCTCCGCCAGCATGCCGAGAACCCGGTGGACTGGTGGCCCTGGTCGGCGGAAGCCTTCGAGGAGGCTCGGCGGCGGGATGTGCCCGTCTTCATCTCCATCGGGTACGCGGCCTGCCACTGGTGCCACGTGATGGCAGGGGAATCCTTCGAGGATGAGACCGCCGCCGCGCACCTGAACGAGAAGTTCGTCTCCATCAAAGTGGACCGCGAGGAACGGCCTGACGTGGACGACACCTACATGGCCGCCGTCCAGGCGATGACCGGCGCCGGCGGCTGGCCCATGAGCGTCTTCACCACCCCGGACGGACGGGTCTTCCACGCCGGCACCTACTTCCCTCCCCGGCGTCGCGGGCAGATTCCCAGCTTCACCGAGGTGTGCGACGCCGTCTACCAGGCCTGGTCCCAGCGCCGCGAGCAGGTCGAGGCTCAGGCGAAGGACATCGCTGAGGCGCTCGCCGGGCAGCGCCGCCAGCAGTCCCAGATGGCCACCGTGGTGCACACCGACGACGACGGCGGCGCGGCGGCGCTGACGAAGGACAGGTTCGCACAGCTGGCAGCCCAGGCGCTCGATGTGCTCTCCGAGCAGGAGGACACCGTCCACGGCGGCTTCAGCGCAGCGCCGAAGTTCCCGCCGTCGCCGCTGCTGGGCTGGCTGCTGGAGGACGCCGCATGGAACCCCGAGTATGAATCCGGGGACCTCGCGGTCCGCACAGCCGAGGCAATGGGGCGCTCGGCGCTGTTCGACCATGTCGAGGGCGGCTTCGCCCGCTACGCCACCGATCAGGCATGGGCGCTGCCGCACTTCGAGAAGATGCTCTACGACAACGCCCAGCTGCTCGGCCACTACGCGAAGCTCTCCGTCCACCCCGCCGCAGACCAGGCCGCACGGGACGATGCGGCGCGAACGGCCCGGATGACCATCCAGTGGCTCAAAGACCGCATGCTGCTGGAGGACTCCGGGCTGATCGCCTCCAGCCTCGACGCTGACACGGTCTTCCCGGACGGCAGCCACGTGGAGGGCGGCACCTACATCTTCAGCGACGCCGAGCTGGCCGAGGCTGCGGCCTCCGCGGGACTCAGCGACGAGCAGGCGCAGCAGGTGGTGCGCCTGAACCGCGGGGTGCCCGCCGACGAGCACGGCGTCGCCGCCGCGGCGCCTCTGAACATCACAGCTGAGACGCCGCGGACCGTCCACTTCGACGCCCCGCTCGGCGCTGAGGAGCGCGCCGTCTGGGACGCCGTGGTGCCGGAGCTGCGTCGCCGTCGTGCCGAACGCCCCCAGCCCGCACGGGACGAGAAGGTGGTGGCCGCCTGGAACGCCCAGGCGGTCCGCTCCCTCGCTGAGGCGTCCGCCCTCTGGGGCGACGCCGAGCTGCTGGAGTTCGCGGAGCAGCTCGCCTCCCGACTCTGGGAGATCCATGTGGACGAGCAGGGCCGGGTGCACCGCACCTCCTACGCCGGCCGGCGAGGCACGGGCCTCGGCACGCTCAGCGACCACGCCCACCTCGTCACCGCCTGCTTCGCGCTCGCCTCCGGCGGTGCTGATCCCCGCTGGGCCGAGCGGGCGGCCGAAGTCCTCCGCTTCACCCTGGAGAAGTTCGTCACACGCGGGGAGGAAGCCATCGAAGTGCTGGACAGCTTGGACGAGGAGGGCCTGCTGACCGCGGCACAGGCAGGCGCCGCGCACGCCTCACCTCTGGACGGACCTGAGCCGAGCGCCATCGCAGCGCTCGCGCTGGCGACGCAGCAGGCCGAGGCCTTCGCGGCGGAGGCTGAGCTCCCGGTCCGCTCGGACGAGCTGCTCCAGCATGTGCAGGTCGCCGCACCCAAAGCACCGATCGCGGTGGGGGCGAGCCTTCTGGCTGCCCGCCGGTCGGTGCAGCAGTCCCCGGCGCTGCGGATCTTCGGGGGCACCGAGGAGGACGCCGCTGAGGTGCGACGAACAGGTGCGCTCTGCGGAGTTCCCGTCGAGCCGGTGGAGCCCGGAACTCTCGGCGAGGCCTCCGGGCTGAGCCTTGCGGTGTGCCTCAACGGGCCCGAGCAGTCCATGTGCCTGGCGCCCCAGCCCACCATCGACGCCGCCCTTGAGCCGCTGCGCTGA
- a CDS encoding DUF4307 domain-containing protein produces the protein MTVTDQQQDAQRHPAHDQLAQRYGAPRRRLSDRTKKWGVVGALVAACAAAAWFTYDMAHGQLEYQDVGYQIVSETRAVIDYEVTKDFDATAQCALQVLDDSYAVVGHRIVTIGPHEGESAADRSQYYQSDLRTEYRGVTGVVDSCWLVEESTAEQKNPR, from the coding sequence ATGACGGTCACCGATCAGCAGCAGGACGCACAGCGACATCCTGCCCACGACCAGCTGGCCCAGCGGTACGGCGCCCCCAGGCGCCGCCTCTCCGACCGCACCAAGAAATGGGGAGTCGTCGGGGCACTGGTCGCCGCATGCGCCGCTGCCGCCTGGTTCACCTATGACATGGCCCACGGCCAGCTTGAGTACCAGGACGTCGGCTACCAGATCGTCTCCGAGACCCGTGCGGTGATCGACTACGAGGTCACCAAAGACTTCGACGCCACCGCCCAATGCGCCCTGCAGGTCCTCGACGACTCCTACGCCGTCGTCGGGCACCGCATCGTCACCATCGGCCCCCACGAGGGGGAGAGCGCCGCCGACCGCAGCCAGTACTACCAGTCCGATCTGCGCACCGAGTACCGGGGCGTCACCGGCGTCGTGGACTCCTGCTGGCTCGTCGAGGAAAGCACCGCGGAGCAGAAGAACCCCAGATGA